The Drechmeria coniospora strain ARSEF 6962 chromosome 02, whole genome shotgun sequence genome has a segment encoding these proteins:
- a CDS encoding subtilisin-like serine protease PR1C, which yields MICPHWLAILWLGIIGATSAWAAENATVSPAKLVAGAFILECESGQICESVAKAVEKRGGTLRRTFNSDVFHGISVQLSNLTAEEDKKALVAQFKGIKGTWPVQGLAQSSDSTAKSQPEDKLEEKSTPGQGGGELLEKRLAATPKTYKRHKCLRGRAEDDHVESPWNHLMTHVDKLHKEGYMGSGIKIAVVDTGVDYNHPALGGCFGPACKVATGDNFSNEGDKGDPLDCHGHGTIVASILAGHDKAKGFVGVAPNATIMAYRVLNCRATGSEDDMIAGWLKAKEDGAQIIISSSGFEGQNWAQRPLAMVASRIVASGVPCIVGLGNMQNEGLFFTLNPATGRGVTAVNSFARTDVALEDRGTYSIGNRSEPVEFMFAPGWRGPRDWDKEWRPLHDVDADFGDKPDDDLMGGKDVPIAIDDWTYLERNCKLSPGNSSNGFDQDLVGRIALIRQTPETKNCNFYDRVRNAVARGAAHILAWQDDPTYVMVERKDAKRVRAIGITGSDVGRAMARALAASAPVTARRIGRMRIETGYIAARSAYGPTWDMDIKPNVGAPGQDVPVAYKDGGYGSQSGTSYAGPLVAGVLALMAEVRGTFDPALLNSLLMSTAEPQNEDGRPITVVQQGGGLVKAWEAAHATTLVEPGALTFNDTDNRVRSIGLRITNTGKTEVTYQLSNLAATTLYTFASGSIRPSSGEAVNATANIKLSQTSVVVGPGQSVTVDVSAADPSGLDAKRLPLWSGWVAIKGSDGRKLTVPYLGLGGSLRSATVLDPASALRTLANSEFVLPDPPNGQKPGPSGEIKQSRAAIRGPAISTEIDLVLGSPQLRVDIVPLDLCSASGPVNAKRVGSRAAAGFAKRSNTTELDLSKACVPDSMVTEVSGVKSIGQLPGYPNHHVKRGSVQLDWAGEFAPGQYAPPGRYKIVARALSIMGEAANEAHWQIIESPVFSISYTHNGPSSPKLSQSSADFWAKYFTDNPNLPQPDWDKFYAKNPGLRKPNATAGGAPAAGNSAKE from the exons ATGATTTGTCCGCACTGGCTAGCCATTCTGTGGCTCGGCATCATAGGAGCAACATCAGCTTGGGCCGCCGAAAATGCAACAGTGTCGCCGGCCAAGCTCGTTGCGGGTGCATTTATTCTCGAATGTGAGAGCGGTCAGATTTGCGAATCAGTCGCTAAAGCTGTTGAGAAAAGGGGCGGCACATTACGCCGGACATTCAACTCGGACGTGTTCCATGGCATCTCGGTTCAGTTGTCTAACTTGACGGCCGAAGAGGACAAAAAGGCCTTGGTGGCACAATTCAAGGGTATCAAAGGAACGTGGCCAGTGCAGGGCCTCGCTCAATCTTCTGATAGTACGGCCAAGAGCCAACCAGAAGACAAGCTGGAGGAGAAGTCAACGCCAGGacaggggggaggggagctGCTAGAGAAgaggctggcggcgacgccaaaGACGTACAAGCGGCACAAATGTCTTAGAGGTCGAGCCGAGGATGACCATGTCGAGTCCCCTTGGAACCACCTTATGACGCATGTGGACAAGCTGCACAAGGAGGGTTATATGGGGAGTGGTATCAAGATTGCTGTTGTCGACACTGGA GTCGACTACAACCACCCCGCGCTGGGAGGTTGCTTTGGACCGGCCTGCAAGGTTGCTACTGGAGATAATTTTTCGAACGAGGGAGACAAAGGCGACCCTTTAGactgccacggccacggcaccATCGTGGCCAGTATTCTGGCTGGCCATGACAAGGCCAAGGGTTTTGTTGGCGTGGCGCCGAACGCAACCATTATGGCATATCGCGTGCTCAACTGCAGGGCCACTGGAAGCGAAGACGACATGATAGCAGGTTGGCTCAAGGCAAAAGAGGACGGCGCGCAGATTATCATCTCGTCGTCTGGATTCGAGGGACAGAACTGGGCCCAGAGACCGCTTGCCATGGTCGCTTctcgcatcgtcgccagcgGAGTGCCTTGCATCGTCGGTCTGGGAAACATGCAGAACGAGGGCCTCTTTTTCACCCTGAATCCCGCTACCGGCCGCGGAGTCACGGCTGTCAACTCGTTTGCCCGTACTGATGTAGCACTGGAGGACCGCGGTACATACTCGATCGGCAACAGGTCTGAGCCCGTCGAGTTTATGTTTGCGCCTGGCTGGCGGGGGCCGCGTGATTGGGACAAGGAGTGGCGTCCGCTGCacgatgtcgacgccgactttGGCGACAAGCCCGACGATGATCTCATGGGTGGTAAAGACGTGcccatcgccatcgacgatTGGACCTATCTCGAAAGAAATTGCAAGCTATCGCCGGGCAACTCGAGCAACGGTTTCGATCaagacctcgtcggccgcatcgccTTGATCCGCCAGACGCCGGAGACCAAAAACTGCAACTTCTATGATCGGGTGCGAAACGCGGTCGCGCGCGGTGCGGCGCACATCCTCGCCTGGCAAGACGACCCGACCTACGTCATGGTCGAAAGAAAGGACGCAAAAAGGGTCAGAGCAATCGGCATCACCGGATCGGATGTCGGCCGTGCCATGGCCCGGGCCCTCGCAGCCAGCGCGCCGGTCACGGCACGAAGAATCGGGAGAATGCGGATCGAAACGGGGTATATCGCGGCCCGGTCGGCGTACGGACCGACATGGGACATGGACATCAAGCCGAATGTCGGTGCGCCCGGTCAGGATGTTCCTGTAGCGTACAAGGATGGCGGTTACGGCTCCCAATCGGGCACCTCTTATGCCGGGCCTCTTGTTGCTGGCGTCCTTGCTCTCATGGCTGAGGTTCGGGGCACCTTTGATCCCGCCCTCCTCAACAGCCTACTTATGTCAACGGCGGAGCCCCAAAACGAGGATGGCCGCCCGATAACCGTGGTCCAGCAGGGAGGTGGCCTTGTCAAGGCGTGGGAGGCGGCCCATGCAACGaccctcgtcgagcccggTGCCCTGACGTTTAACGATACCGATAACCGGGTTCGCTCCATCGGCCTGCGCATAACCAACACGGGCAAGACCGAGGTGACTTACCAGCTTTCCAACCTCGCCGCCACGACGCTATACACCTTCGCGAGCGGCTCCATTCGGCCCAGCAGTGGTGAAGCCGTCAACGCCACGGCCAACATCAAGCTGAGCCAAacctccgtcgtcgtcggcccgggCCAGTCGGTCACCGTGgacgtctcggccgcggaCCCCAGCGGCCTTGATGCCAAGCGTCTGCCCCTGTGGTCCGGCTGGGTAGCAATCAAGGGGTCTGACGGTAGGAAACTGACCGTTCCCTACCTCGGACTGGGCGGCTCGCTTCGCTCGGCTACCGTCCTCGATCCTGCCAGCGCACTGAGAACCTTGGCCAATTCGGAATTCGTCCTTCCCGATCCGCCAAATGGGCAGAAGCCTGGTCCTTCTGGGGAAATAAAGCAGTCTCGGGCTGCCATTCGCGGTCCGGCCATCTCCACCGAGattgacctcgtcctcgggtCTCCCCAGCTTCGCGTCGATATTGTGCCACTCGATCTGTGCTCGGCGTCCGGTCCTGTCAACGCGAAAAGGGTTGGTAGTCGAGCCGCAGCCGGGTTTGCTAAGCGATCAAACACAACTGAGTTGGATCTATCCAAGGCTTGCGTGCCCGACTCGATGGTGACAGAGGTTTCTGGTGTCAAGTCTATCGGTCAGCTGCCTGGCTATCCAAACCACCATGTCAAGCGCGGAAGCGTCCAACTCGATTGGGCCGGTGAATTTGCTCCGGGACAGTATGCGCCGCCCGGTAGGTACAAGATAGTTGCTCGAGCCTTGTCCATCATGGGTGAGGCCGCCAACGAGGCCCATTGGCAGATCATCGAATCGCCCGTCTTTTCTATTTCGTACACGCACAACGGCCCGAGTTCCCCGAAGCTGTCACAGTCAAGCGCCGATTTTTGGGCTAAATATTTCACCGACAATCCTAATCTTCCACAACCAGATTGGGATAAATTTTACGCCAAAAACCCTGGTCTCCGAAAACCCAATGCTACTGCTGGAGGCGCTCCTGCAGCAGGCAACAGTGCCAAGGAGTAG